A genomic segment from Candidatus Krumholzibacteriota bacterium encodes:
- a CDS encoding Glu/Leu/Phe/Val dehydrogenase, producing the protein MADKSFNAFEMAQSQFDNVANILDLDEGTRDLLRFNQREYHVSIPVRMDDGSFKVFRGFRVQHNDSRGPAKGGIRFHPMETIDTVRALAMWMTWKCAVVDIPLGGAKGGVICDPHNLSAREQEGICRGWIRQLSRDVGPLNDVPAPDVMTSPQHMLWMLDEFETIRGAKYPGFITGKPVGMGGSLGRTEATGYGVVFNIREALKELNISPADTTASVQGFGNVAQYAVELYTEIWGKVICISCWDQKDQVSYSFKKADGIDLKELKNITDRFGGVDKKKAESLGYEILPGGAWIEQEVDILIPAALENQITMENVGKISDKVKIIAEGANGPTTPGADKEIAKRGIFMIPDLLANAGGVTCSYFEQVQCNMNYFWEKDEVLGKLDTKITNAFNAVNEMAKSRKLYMRDAAYVIAVGRVVEACRERGWI; encoded by the coding sequence ATGGCTGATAAGTCGTTTAATGCCTTTGAAATGGCGCAATCGCAGTTTGACAATGTGGCCAATATTCTGGATCTCGATGAAGGTACAAGGGATCTGCTTCGTTTTAACCAGAGAGAGTACCATGTGAGCATCCCCGTTCGCATGGATGATGGAAGCTTTAAAGTATTCAGGGGTTTCAGAGTTCAGCACAATGATTCCAGAGGTCCGGCAAAGGGTGGAATACGTTTTCATCCGATGGAAACAATAGATACTGTGAGAGCCCTTGCCATGTGGATGACATGGAAGTGTGCCGTAGTGGATATTCCTCTGGGAGGAGCCAAGGGTGGAGTGATATGTGATCCGCATAATCTCAGCGCCCGGGAACAGGAAGGCATATGCCGAGGGTGGATCCGTCAGCTCTCGAGGGATGTGGGACCTCTAAACGATGTTCCAGCGCCGGATGTAATGACATCACCACAGCATATGTTATGGATGCTTGATGAATTTGAAACCATCAGGGGGGCTAAATACCCGGGATTTATTACTGGAAAACCTGTGGGGATGGGAGGCTCGCTTGGCAGGACAGAGGCGACCGGGTATGGAGTAGTATTCAATATTCGTGAGGCTCTCAAGGAGTTGAACATCTCCCCCGCTGATACGACAGCGAGCGTTCAGGGTTTCGGTAATGTCGCCCAGTACGCTGTCGAGCTTTACACAGAGATATGGGGAAAAGTCATCTGCATATCCTGCTGGGACCAGAAAGACCAGGTCTCTTACAGTTTTAAAAAAGCTGATGGGATCGATCTGAAGGAACTAAAAAATATTACGGACAGATTCGGTGGAGTTGACAAGAAGAAAGCCGAAAGTCTGGGATATGAGATTCTTCCTGGTGGCGCCTGGATCGAGCAGGAAGTCGATATTCTGATTCCGGCAGCTCTCGAAAACCAGATTACGATGGAGAATGTCGGTAAAATCAGTGATAAGGTGAAGATTATTGCCGAGGGCGCGAATGGACCGACGACACCTGGAGCAGATAAAGAGATTGCCAAGCGCGGCATTTTCATGATTCCTGATCTTCTGGCGAATGCCGGTGGCGTAACCTGCAGTTATTTTGAACAGGTCCAATGCAACATGAACTATTTCTGGGAGAAAGACGAAGTTCTTGGTAAGCTTGACACGAAAATAACAAACGCATTCAACGCCGTCAATGAAATGGCAAAATCCCGAAAGCTGTATATGCGCGACGCGGCTTATGTCATAGCCGTGGGACGCGTGGTTGAAGCGTGCAGGGAACGTGGCTGGATCTGA
- a CDS encoding nucleotidyltransferase domain-containing protein encodes MSEKNNITDDLIKSFLEREKELKCLYRIEEILKQSDKDQDQIYSRILDAVPPGLQYPDICKAKITLGTKIFEPYRFVETEWVLKADILVQEKKAGEISVYYSREMPPEDEGPFLKHEKRLLEAIADRLGSSILHQNLKDAEEESGTDHGDESHEWNVVLNLLRHTDRNLFISLSERMLNHLSWTGLSEIEDIPLISKKNRLDGAADLDRESNKPHMRERSELSDANCEQIFKVAAKHYTDEKILDYLQKWIADDKLKYLVHVANRNLTLAEIISAVRRYRDIAHEGIDLSPVARKGVIVSLIRRFFSSQLNYIRLAKNYVRNNDFFDIIDRIVFTRDSHGRLGGKNAGLFLAEAIIKKSNDSNDLLRAVKFPRSWHVTSDVILGFLKYNNMDEVVEQKYKEINQIRQEYPYVIRTFKNGQFPPEVVQGLSMVLDEFDEKPLIVRSSSLLEDSLGAAFSGKYKSLFLANQGSKQQRLEALMDAIAEVYSSVFGPDPIQYRAERNLLDFAEEMGIIIQEVVGRRIGDYYLPAFAGVAFSRNDFRWSPRIKREDGLMRLVPGLGTRAVDRISEDYPILIAPGQPGLRVNVTAEEIVYYSPKKIDVINLKTNSFETIDIKELLKKHGAELPLVNKIVSKFEDDHLKKPMAMNVDFARDDLAVTFEGIINDSDLINQVNGLLKLLENKMESSVDIEFAHDGENFYLLQCRPQSFNVDSAPVAIPKDVRSDRVIFSAHKYVSNGRVPDLTHIVYVDPQKYSELGRREDLVKVGRAVGELNKLLPKRQFILMGPGRWGSRGDIKLGVSVSYSDINNTAVLVEIAKKKGNYMPDLSFGTHFFQDLVEGQIRYLPLYPDNAKNAFNEKFLLGSKNILGDMLPKYSSLSDVIRLIDIPEVTGGLVFRVLMNADLGEALGILDEPGKEADTDDREIVNYEIPTEKYWLWRLRMAEQIASELDPNRFGVAGFYVFGSTKNATAGLKSDIDILIHFRGNKNQRGDLTAWLEGWSLCLDEINYLKTGYRIGGLLDVHIITDDDIRNKTSYAVKIGAITDAAREIPLKGKD; translated from the coding sequence ATGAGCGAAAAAAATAATATTACAGACGATCTGATCAAATCTTTCCTTGAAAGGGAAAAGGAACTGAAATGTCTTTACAGGATCGAGGAGATCCTCAAACAGTCTGATAAAGATCAGGATCAGATTTACAGCAGGATCCTCGACGCCGTTCCGCCGGGGTTACAGTATCCGGATATTTGTAAAGCCAAAATAACGCTCGGAACGAAGATATTCGAACCTTACAGGTTTGTGGAGACGGAGTGGGTTTTAAAAGCTGATATTCTGGTCCAGGAAAAGAAGGCTGGAGAAATCAGTGTCTATTATTCAAGGGAAATGCCTCCGGAAGATGAGGGTCCTTTTCTTAAACATGAGAAAAGGTTGCTTGAAGCGATAGCGGACCGGCTCGGCAGTTCGATTCTTCACCAAAACCTCAAGGATGCGGAAGAAGAGTCCGGAACCGATCATGGAGATGAATCCCACGAATGGAACGTCGTACTCAACCTCCTGCGCCATACTGACAGAAACTTGTTTATAAGCCTTTCGGAGAGGATGCTGAATCATCTCAGCTGGACCGGATTATCAGAAATAGAGGATATCCCTCTGATATCAAAGAAAAACAGATTGGATGGGGCCGCTGATCTGGACAGGGAAAGCAACAAACCTCACATGAGAGAGAGATCTGAACTTTCAGACGCCAATTGCGAACAGATATTCAAGGTTGCAGCCAAACACTATACTGATGAGAAGATCCTCGATTATCTGCAGAAATGGATAGCGGATGATAAATTGAAATACCTGGTGCACGTAGCTAACCGCAACCTTACTCTTGCCGAGATCATTTCGGCAGTAAGGAGATATAGGGATATCGCGCATGAGGGTATCGATCTATCTCCCGTCGCGAGAAAAGGTGTTATCGTATCTTTGATAAGAAGGTTTTTTTCAAGCCAGCTGAACTACATTCGATTGGCCAAGAATTACGTCAGAAACAATGACTTCTTTGATATCATCGACAGAATAGTTTTTACAAGGGACAGTCACGGCAGGCTGGGAGGAAAAAACGCCGGCCTATTCCTGGCGGAAGCTATAATAAAGAAATCCAATGATTCCAACGATCTGTTGAGAGCGGTGAAATTTCCCAGGAGCTGGCACGTCACATCCGATGTCATCCTGGGATTCCTGAAGTACAACAATATGGATGAGGTGGTCGAACAGAAATACAAGGAAATAAACCAGATTCGGCAGGAATATCCATATGTCATCCGGACCTTTAAAAACGGGCAGTTTCCGCCGGAAGTCGTTCAGGGTCTTTCGATGGTTCTCGACGAATTCGATGAAAAACCGCTTATAGTAAGAAGTTCGAGCCTTCTCGAAGACAGCCTTGGCGCGGCCTTTTCCGGCAAGTACAAGAGTCTTTTTCTGGCGAACCAGGGAAGCAAGCAGCAGAGGCTGGAAGCGCTCATGGACGCGATCGCGGAAGTCTATTCATCGGTATTCGGCCCCGACCCGATACAGTACAGGGCTGAAAGGAATCTTCTCGATTTTGCCGAAGAGATGGGAATCATTATCCAGGAGGTCGTTGGAAGGCGGATCGGCGATTATTATTTACCGGCTTTCGCCGGGGTGGCTTTCAGCAGGAACGACTTCAGGTGGTCTCCAAGAATAAAAAGGGAAGATGGATTGATGCGTCTCGTTCCCGGACTCGGAACAAGAGCCGTGGACAGGATAAGCGAGGATTATCCGATCCTTATCGCTCCCGGGCAGCCAGGGCTCAGGGTCAACGTGACGGCGGAGGAAATCGTCTATTATTCTCCGAAAAAGATAGATGTTATAAATTTAAAGACAAATTCCTTCGAAACGATCGATATAAAGGAACTGTTGAAGAAGCATGGCGCTGAACTGCCGCTCGTAAATAAAATAGTATCAAAATTTGAAGATGATCATCTGAAAAAACCTATGGCAATGAATGTCGATTTTGCCAGGGATGATCTTGCGGTTACGTTTGAAGGAATAATCAATGATTCCGACCTGATAAACCAGGTCAATGGGCTTCTAAAGCTTCTGGAAAACAAGATGGAATCATCCGTCGATATAGAGTTCGCTCATGACGGCGAAAATTTTTATCTTCTTCAATGCAGGCCCCAGAGTTTCAATGTGGACAGCGCGCCGGTGGCGATACCAAAGGATGTACGGAGTGATAGAGTAATATTCTCAGCTCATAAGTATGTTTCGAACGGCCGCGTTCCCGATCTCACTCACATCGTTTATGTGGATCCACAGAAGTATTCAGAACTTGGCAGGAGGGAAGATCTGGTCAAGGTTGGAAGAGCTGTCGGGGAACTGAACAAGCTTTTACCAAAGCGTCAATTCATTCTCATGGGTCCCGGCCGCTGGGGGAGCCGTGGAGATATCAAGCTTGGCGTCAGTGTCTCCTATTCAGATATTAACAACACGGCAGTGCTTGTGGAGATAGCCAAGAAGAAGGGCAACTATATGCCGGACCTTTCATTCGGCACGCATTTCTTCCAGGATCTGGTCGAAGGGCAGATCCGCTATCTTCCGCTCTACCCTGACAACGCGAAAAACGCTTTTAACGAAAAATTTCTGCTTGGTTCGAAAAATATACTTGGAGATATGTTGCCGAAGTATTCATCGCTTTCCGATGTAATCCGTCTTATTGATATTCCGGAAGTGACCGGCGGTCTTGTTTTCAGGGTCCTGATGAACGCTGATCTGGGCGAAGCTCTGGGTATTCTTGACGAACCGGGAAAAGAAGCAGACACGGATGACCGAGAGATCGTTAACTATGAGATTCCTACTGAAAAGTACTGGTTGTGGCGGCTTCGCATGGCTGAACAGATAGCGTCAGAGCTGGATCCGAACCGTTTCGGAGTCGCCGGTTTCTATGTCTTTGGAAGCACGAAGAACGCTACCGCGGGATTGAAGAGTGACATCGACATATTGATTCATTTCAGGGGAAATAAAAATCAGCGAGGGGATCTTACCGCATGGCTGGAAGGTTGGAGCCTGTGCCTGGATGAAATCAATTATTTGAAGACCGGTTACAGGATCGGAGGATTGCTCGACGTCCATATAATTACCGATGATGACATCCGTAACAAAACGAGCTATGCCGTCAAGATAGGGGCGATCACTGATGCTGCCAGAGAGATACCCCTCAAAGGGAAAGACTAG
- a CDS encoding metallophosphoesterase — MSEDQNLKCFFVSDLHGKIDRFGKLFDAIKKEHPSVVFIGGDILPHAWSDEFGPEGFINGYLLKELEKLRNDLGKSYPKIFMILGNDDGRSDEATMIEATEKGTIDYIHEKITTCKGRMIFGYSFVPPTPFLLKDWEKYDVSRYVDPGCISPEEGTRSVPEKPDNLKFGTIKADLDRLSGDLELNDAIILFHSPPYQTDLDRAALDGIKVDHAPLDVNVGSIAIKRFIENKQPFLTMHGHIHESARITGSWKCHIGRTLAVSAAHDGPELALVRFDLENIEEISRELV; from the coding sequence ATGAGTGAGGATCAAAATTTAAAATGTTTTTTCGTCTCCGACCTTCACGGTAAAATCGACAGGTTCGGGAAACTGTTCGATGCCATAAAAAAAGAACACCCTTCGGTTGTATTTATCGGTGGTGACATACTCCCTCATGCCTGGAGCGATGAATTCGGCCCTGAAGGTTTTATTAACGGATACTTACTTAAGGAGCTTGAAAAGTTGCGCAATGACCTCGGCAAATCGTATCCGAAGATCTTCATGATCCTGGGTAACGATGACGGGCGTTCTGATGAAGCTACGATGATAGAGGCGACAGAAAAAGGCACTATTGATTATATCCATGAGAAAATAACGACCTGTAAAGGGAGAATGATCTTTGGATACTCTTTTGTCCCACCGACTCCATTTCTGCTCAAGGATTGGGAAAAATATGACGTGTCAAGATATGTCGATCCAGGTTGTATCTCTCCTGAAGAAGGAACCCGCTCTGTGCCCGAAAAACCGGATAACCTGAAGTTCGGAACTATAAAGGCTGACCTGGACAGGTTGAGCGGCGACCTTGAACTGAACGATGCCATTATCCTGTTTCACTCTCCACCCTATCAGACAGACCTCGACCGCGCGGCACTGGACGGCATCAAAGTCGATCACGCTCCACTCGATGTCAATGTCGGTAGTATCGCCATTAAAAGGTTCATCGAGAACAAGCAACCTTTTCTGACGATGCACGGCCATATTCACGAATCAGCCAGGATCACCGGTTCCTGGAAATGTCACATCGGAAGGACTCTCGCCGTATCAGCAGCTCATGACGGGCCGGAACTCGCGCTTGTAAGATTCGACCTGGAAAATATCGAAGAGATCAGCCGTGAACTTGTATAA